The following is a genomic window from Rhodoferax sp. PAMC 29310.
GCAAGGCGCAGAAGAACGGCTCTTTGAAGTGGGTCCAGGGCCAGACATCGTCCCAGCGCGCCTGAATCCACTCCAGTTGGCCCAAGCCGTAATAGATCAGGTAGACCTGAATCAGCAGCGGCGTGCCGCGAATGACAAAGGTGTAGCCGCTGACCAGCCACTGCAAGGCCTTGATGGGTCCGGTCAGCATCAGCGCAAAGATGAGGGCCAAGACGGCCCCCACGACCAGGGACGAGGCCAACAGGCTCAGGGTGGTCAGAATGCCGGTGCCGTACAGCGCCAGGTTCTGGGGCTCAAAAATGATGGCCCATTGCATCAGAGCTGCCCTCGTTGGGTGCCCAGACTGAAGCGGGCGTTGAGTTTGCGCAGCAGCACCAGGGACAAGGTGGTGTAGATCAGGAACAAAGCGGCCGTGAACAGGAAGAACTCAAAGGGGGAGCGGGTCGCCGCGCTGGCCTGCTTGGCCAGGTAAGTCATCTCTTGCAGGCCAATCAGGCTGATCAGGGCGGTGGCCTTGATCAGCACCAGCCAGTTGTTGGTGAAGCCGGGCAGCGCATAACGCACCATCTGGGGGGCAGTGATGCGCATAAAGGTTTGCACGCGTCCCATGCCAAAGGCCCAGCCGGCCTCCATCTGACCTTTGGGGATGGCCAGTATGGCCCCGCGAAAGGTCTCGGTCATGAAGGCGCCGTAGATAAAGCCGATGGTCATCACACCAGCGGTGAAGGGGTCGACATCGACGTAGTTGTCGCTGCCCAGGTATTCGATCAGGTTATTGAGCCCAATGGTGCCCCCGTAGAAGACCAGCAGCATCAGCACCAGCTCAGGGATGCCGCGAATCACGGTGGTGTAGACCGTGGCCAGGGCGACCAGCACCGGTCGCCCCGAGAGTTTGGCCGCTGCGCCTGCCAGGCCCAAGACAATGGACACCAGCAGGGCGCAAAGCGAGACGCCCACCGTGAGCACGGAGCCCTGCAGGATGGCTAGGTAGTAGTCATTCATGGGTGGGCGTGTTGGACTTTAGCTGCCGTAAACGTCGAACTTGAAGTACTTGTCGTTGATCGTCTTGTAGACGCCGTTACCGCGGATGGTCTTGATGGCAGCACTGATGTCGTTCTTTAACGTGCCCTGGCCTTTGCGCAGAGCCACACCGGCGCCGGTGCCAAAGTACTTGGGAATGAACAACTCAGGGCCCACCAGGGTGTAGTCCTTGCCTTCGGGCTTGCTGAGGAAACCACCGCCCACTTCCAGGATGTCGGCCACGGTGCCGTCCAGTCGACCGGAGCGGATGTCCAGGTAGACCTGGTCTTGGGCTTCATAGGCGACTACGTTCACACCAGCGGGCTTCAGTTCAGCCATGGCGTATTTCTCTTGGGTGCTGCCTTTGAGCACGCCAATGTTCTTGCCCTTGATGGAAGCGGGGCCAGAGAAGGGCACGTCTTTCTTCACCACCACGCGGCTTGGCGTGTTGTAGTACTTGTCGGAGAAGTCAACTTGCTTCAAGCGGTCAGCGGTGATGGACATGGAGCTGATGATGACGTCGTACTTGCGCGCCATGAGGCCAGGGATCATGCTGTCCCAGACTTGTTCCACAAACACGCACTTGCGCTTGAGCTCGGTGCACAGGGCGTTGGCGATGTCCACATCAAAGCCGGTGGGCGTGCCGTCAGCGGTTTTGAAGGTAAAGGGTTCGTAGGTGGGGTCAATGGCGACCTTGAGGTCTTTGCCTTGGGCAAAGGAGGTCAGGCTCAGTGAACCGATGGCGATGGCCAGCAGAAGTTTTTTCATGGAAAGTTCCTTTGATGGGCCAAGACGAGGCCCTGGCCGTTGCTGATAACGATAAAAGACTTGTCTCCTCACCCTGGCAGCAAACTGCCATGAATTCCTCGATGGAATCTCTATAGACGGCTTGCCGGGGCCCGTTCGTGAATTATTTTTAGATCCAGGCCCAAGTGACGAAACCACAGTGTCCCCAGTTGCATTGGCAATGTAAATCCACAAAAATGAATCATTTCACACAAATAATTGCCATTTAGTCAGCTGCAAATGACAATACGCCAATATGGACGCCACTGACCAACAACTTTTATCCCTCTTGCGCAAAGACGCCCGCACCAGTGTGGCCACCTTGGCCAACAAGCTGGGGGTGTCTCGCGGAACCGTCACGAACCGGGTCACCAAACTGGAGGACGCGGGCGTCATCGTTGGCTACACCGTGCGCCTTCGCCCCGACGCCCAACCGAGTGAAATAAGCGCTTGGATGAGCATTGCCGTTGAGGGCAACGAGACCCGCTCCGTCATCGCCAGCCTCTTGGGTGAACCCGGCGTCGCTACCTTGCATGACACCAACGGCCGCTGGGATTTGCTGGCCGAGCTGCGGGCAGCTAACCTGTCTGAGTTGTCGCAGGTGCTGGAGCGCATTCGCCTCATCCGGGGCATCAGCAACACCGAAACCAGTATCCATCTTGAAACCTACCGACTGTCATGACTGACGCTTACTCTGACCTTGACCGCATCGATCTGAAGATCCTGGACGCCTTGCAGCTAGACGGGCGCATCTCCAACCTCAAATTGGCGGAAACCGTGTCGCTGTCGCCAACAGCCGTGCTGGCGCGGGTGCAGCGACTTACCAAAGACGGCTACATCCTGGGCTACGAGGCGAGACTGAATCCCCTCAAGCTCGGCGCTGGCTTGATGGTGTTTGTCGAAGTGCTGCTGGATCGCACCACCCCCAATGTGTTCGACGCCTTCAAGGCCGCTGCCCAGGTGCGCCCCGAAATCATGGAGTGCCACATGGTCGCTGGTGGTTTTGACTACTTGCTGAAGACCCGGATGTCGGACATGAACGCTTACCGCGAGTTTGCGGGCACCGTGCTTTGGCAACTGCCCGGCGTGCGCGAAACCCGAACCTATGCGGTCATGGAGGAAGTCAAAAATTCCACCCGGCTGCCACTGCGCTGAGGCATTTTCACCCCACTGACAGCGCCCGGCAGGTCTTGCCTGGGGCACCCACATTGCGGACAATCACTCCTCCACTTTTTGGGGAGTCACCATGCAAACACGTCACCACATCTTGCTGACCCTGGCCTTGACGGGGGCGGCCTTGAGCGTCTCCGCGCAAACCTTGAAACCGGGTCTTTGGGAAATCAAAAACAATATGAGTACCGGTTCAGGTGACATGGAGAAAGCGATGGCTGACCTTGCCCCTGGAATCCGTATCCCATAACCGAGATCATGAGTTGGCTTGCTTGGGCTGATTAGCAAGCCAGTTTTGCTCGAACCGCACCGGGCTGACGTAGGCCAGTGTCGAATGCAGTCGAGTCCGGTTATACCAAAGCATCCAAGCAATCGTTTCATCCTTTGCCTCCCGCTGAGTCTTGAACTTCTGTCCGTATAACCGTTCCACCTTCAATGATCCAAACAGCGTCTCGCTGCAGGCGTTGTCCCAACAGTTGCCGCGCCGGCTCATTGAACTGGTGATGTCGTACTCCTTGAGCACTTCCCGGAAGTCCTTGCTGGCGTACTGACTGCCGCGGTCGCTATGGAACATCAGGCCAGCCTGCTTGCCCGGATGCCGCTTGAACCATGCCATGCGCAGCGCATCAATGACGATGTCCCGCGTCATTTCCTCTCGTAACGACCAGCCCACTACTTGGCGGCTGAACAGGTCAATCACCACGGCCAGAAACAACCAGCCTTCGTCCGTGGCGATGTACGTGATGTCACCCACCCAGACCTTGTCGGGTGCTGCCACATCGAACTCCCGGTTGAGCAGGTTGGGTGAGATCGCTAGATCGTGATTGCTATCGGTGGTGACCTTGAAGCGCCGCTTTCCCTTGGCACGGATGCCGTGCAACTGCATGAGCTTTTGCACGCGCTCTTTGCCCACACGGATGCCACGGGCAAGCAGCTCCTTCCAGGTGCGTGGCCAGCCGTAGCCGCCTCGCGTCTCGGCATGGATGGCCTTGATGTGCACCAGCAAGGCGTCATCGCTCAGGTGGCGGAGCTGGGCCGGACTGGCCAGTCGCACAAAGTGTTCGTGGTACCCGGCGATGCTCACCCCCAGTACGCGGCACTGTACCGAGATCGGCCATGTGCTGCGGTGGCGCTGGATGAAGGCGTACTTCAAATCGATCCCTTTGCGAAGTACGCCGTCGCTTTTCCCAGAATGTCACGCTCCATCTTCACACGCGCCAGCTCGGCCCGCAACCGGCTGATCTCCATCTGCTCGGCGCTGACCAATACCTTGCTGTCAGCTCCCTTGAGCTGGCCCTGGCGCTGCGCCTTGACCCAATTGAACAACGTCTGGTCGACCACTCCCAGCGTGCGTGCCGCGGCTGCAATGCTCTGGCCACCTTCGACCAGTCGAACTGCTTCTTGCTTGAATTCGAGCGTGTAGCGCGCTCTTGCTGTCTTCGTCATTTCCGTTCTCCTTGCGTGAATTTACACACTCAGCAAGAGATACGTTTTTCGAGGGCAAGGTCAGGCCGTGGCGCAGCAGGAGCTGGCCAAGATGCCCGCCGATCAACGAAAAATGATTGAAGACATGATGGCCAAACAAGGCATCACCATGAACGCCGGGTCAGGCAGCCCAACCGTCAAGGTCTGCATGACCAAAGAGATGATCGAGCGCAATGATATGACCGCTCAGCAGGGCGACTGCCAACACACCGCGCTCCCCCGCGCCGGCAACACCATGAAGTTCACTTTCGCGTGCAGCAAGCCGGCGTCCTCGGGTGAGGGCCAAGTCACGTTTGTGAACCCAGAGTCTTACGCCCTGAAAATGAACGTCAAAACCCAGGCCAAGGGCAAGGGCAAGCCAGAGACCATGACCTTGCAGGCCAGCGGTCAGTTTGTGTCCCCCGAATGTGGTGCGATCAAGCCCTTGAGCGCCACCAAGTAGGCAGGGTCAAACTTAGGCTGGCCGATCCCGCCCGCCAAAAATGGCGGAGCCTACCCGAACAAGGGTGCTGCCGGCATGGATCGCGGGCTCCAAATCGGCGCTCATGCCCATGGACAGGGTGTCCAAAGCCAGCCCCTCCTGATTTAATACATCAAACAAGGCTCTAACCCTTGTCAAAACAGCGAGAGAAGCTACAAAATCAGGAGCAGGCTCAGGAATACTCATCAGACCTCGCAGTCTCAAACCGGGAAGCTGAGTGATTTGCTTTGCCAGTACCAACACCTCATCTGTGGTCACGCCAGATTTGTTTTCCCCTGCGTCCACGTTGACCTGAATACACACTTGCAGCGGTGCCAGCCCTGCCGGTCGCTGCTCACTCAGGCGTTGGGCGATTTTGAAGCGGTCCACGGTGTGCACCCAGTCAAAGTTCTCAGCCACCAGCCGTGTTTTATTGCTTTGAATAGGGCCAATGCAGTGCCATTCAATTGGCAAGGCCCGCAGCGCCGCTATTTTTTCTACGCCCTCCTGAATGTAGTTCTCGCCAAACATCCGCTGCCCTGCCCTGAACGCGTCCTCGACGGCGGCGGCCGGAAAGGTCTTGGACACCGCCAGCAGACTGACATCGGTCGCAGCACGCCCGGCCTCCCGGCAGGCGGCCTCGATGCGGTCGTGAACTCCTTGTAGCTTGGTCTCAATCATGGTCATAATCGTCGCAAGCGTAACAAAAGACAGGGAGCTTTCGTGGACATCACTCAATTGCTGGCATTCAGCGTCAAAAACAAGGCGTCTGACTTGCACCTTTCGGCAGGTTTGCCACCCATGATCCGTGTGCATGGTGATGTGCGACGCATCAATGTAGAACCGCTGGACAGCAAACAAGTTCATGCCATGGTGTACGACATCATGAGCGACGGACAGCGCAAGCTCTTTGAGGAATTTCTGGAGATTGACTTCTCCTTCGAGATTGAAGGGCTGGCCCGCTTCCGGGTCAATGCCTTCAACCACCAGCGCGGGCCAGGCGCCGTGTTCAGGACCATTCCGAGCAAGATTTTGACGCTGGAGCAACTCAACGCTCCCAAGATTTTTGCCG
Proteins encoded in this region:
- a CDS encoding DUF3617 domain-containing protein, producing the protein MPADQRKMIEDMMAKQGITMNAGSGSPTVKVCMTKEMIERNDMTAQQGDCQHTALPRAGNTMKFTFACSKPASSGEGQVTFVNPESYALKMNVKTQAKGKGKPETMTLQASGQFVSPECGAIKPLSATK
- a CDS encoding IS3 family transposase (programmed frameshift), which gives rise to MTKTARARYTLEFKQEAVRLVEGGQSIAAAARTLGVVDQTLFNWVKAQRQGQLKGADSKVLVSAEQMEISRLRAELARVKMERDILGKSDGVLRKGIDLKYAFIQRHRSTWPISVQCRVLGVSIAGYHEHFVRLASPAQLRHLSDDALLVHIKAIHAETRGGYGWPRTWKELLARGIRVGKERVQKLMQLHGIRAKGKRRFKVTTDSNHDLAISPNLLNREFDVAAPDKVWVGDITYIATDEGWLFLAVVIDLFSRQVVGWSLREEMTRDIVIDALRMAWFKRHPGKQAGLMFHSDRGSQYASKDFREVLKEYDITSSMSRRGNCWDNACSETLFGSLKVERLYGQKFKTQREAKDETIAWMLWYNRTRLHSTLAYVSPVRFEQNWLANQPKQANS
- a CDS encoding YggS family pyridoxal phosphate-dependent enzyme → MTMIETKLQGVHDRIEAACREAGRAATDVSLLAVSKTFPAAAVEDAFRAGQRMFGENYIQEGVEKIAALRALPIEWHCIGPIQSNKTRLVAENFDWVHTVDRFKIAQRLSEQRPAGLAPLQVCIQVNVDAGENKSGVTTDEVLVLAKQITQLPGLRLRGLMSIPEPAPDFVASLAVLTRVRALFDVLNQEGLALDTLSMGMSADLEPAIHAGSTLVRVGSAIFGGRDRPA
- a CDS encoding transporter substrate-binding domain-containing protein, whose amino-acid sequence is MKKLLLAIAIGSLSLTSFAQGKDLKVAIDPTYEPFTFKTADGTPTGFDVDIANALCTELKRKCVFVEQVWDSMIPGLMARKYDVIISSMSITADRLKQVDFSDKYYNTPSRVVVKKDVPFSGPASIKGKNIGVLKGSTQEKYAMAELKPAGVNVVAYEAQDQVYLDIRSGRLDGTVADILEVGGGFLSKPEGKDYTLVGPELFIPKYFGTGAGVALRKGQGTLKNDISAAIKTIRGNGVYKTINDKYFKFDVYGS
- a CDS encoding ABC transporter permease encodes the protein MNDYYLAILQGSVLTVGVSLCALLVSIVLGLAGAAAKLSGRPVLVALATVYTTVIRGIPELVLMLLVFYGGTIGLNNLIEYLGSDNYVDVDPFTAGVMTIGFIYGAFMTETFRGAILAIPKGQMEAGWAFGMGRVQTFMRITAPQMVRYALPGFTNNWLVLIKATALISLIGLQEMTYLAKQASAATRSPFEFFLFTAALFLIYTTLSLVLLRKLNARFSLGTQRGQL
- a CDS encoding Lrp/AsnC ligand binding domain-containing protein codes for the protein MTDAYSDLDRIDLKILDALQLDGRISNLKLAETVSLSPTAVLARVQRLTKDGYILGYEARLNPLKLGAGLMVFVEVLLDRTTPNVFDAFKAAAQVRPEIMECHMVAGGFDYLLKTRMSDMNAYREFAGTVLWQLPGVRETRTYAVMEEVKNSTRLPLR
- a CDS encoding Lrp/AsnC family transcriptional regulator is translated as MDATDQQLLSLLRKDARTSVATLANKLGVSRGTVTNRVTKLEDAGVIVGYTVRLRPDAQPSEISAWMSIAVEGNETRSVIASLLGEPGVATLHDTNGRWDLLAELRAANLSELSQVLERIRLIRGISNTETSIHLETYRLS